One genomic region from Streptomyces sp. NBC_00457 encodes:
- a CDS encoding MFS transporter has protein sequence MPSPYLALFAAPGSKGFAAAGFLGRMPLSMMGIGVVTMISQLTGRYGLAGALSATIALAAAVAGPQVSRLVDRYGQRRVLRPATLVSLVAAALLLFAAHYEWPDWVLFVACVGIGCVPSIGAMIRARWAALYRGTPQLHTAYSFESVVDEICFIFGPIISIGLSTAWFPEAGPLLAACFLAAGVFWLTAQRATEPKPHPREHRGGGSALRAPGLQVLVATFVATGAIFGAVDVVTVAFAEEQGHKGAASLVLAIYAAGSCVAGAVFGLLRFHGSPERRWLLGVFMMAVSMIPLLLVGNLPFLAVALFVAGLSIAPTMITTMSLIEEHVPRAQLTEGMTWVSTGLAVGVALGSSVAGWVIDAAGARAGYGVPAVSGAVAVAVGFLGYRRLSRPAPRRGGTVEHHSERQERHVA, from the coding sequence GTGCCCAGCCCCTACCTCGCCCTGTTCGCCGCCCCCGGCTCCAAGGGCTTCGCCGCCGCCGGCTTCCTCGGGAGGATGCCGCTGTCGATGATGGGCATCGGCGTCGTCACGATGATCTCCCAGCTCACCGGCCGGTACGGGCTGGCGGGCGCCCTGTCGGCCACCATCGCGCTGGCGGCCGCGGTCGCGGGCCCGCAGGTGTCGCGGCTGGTGGACCGGTACGGGCAGCGGCGGGTGCTGCGCCCGGCGACGCTGGTGTCGCTCGTCGCGGCGGCACTGCTGCTGTTCGCCGCGCACTACGAGTGGCCGGACTGGGTGCTGTTCGTGGCCTGCGTCGGGATCGGCTGCGTGCCGAGCATCGGGGCGATGATCCGTGCCCGCTGGGCGGCCCTGTACCGGGGCACCCCGCAGTTGCACACCGCGTACTCCTTCGAGTCCGTGGTGGACGAGATCTGCTTCATCTTCGGGCCGATCATCTCCATCGGCCTGTCCACGGCGTGGTTCCCCGAGGCGGGACCGCTGCTCGCCGCCTGCTTCCTGGCGGCCGGGGTCTTCTGGCTCACCGCACAGCGCGCGACCGAGCCGAAGCCGCATCCGCGCGAGCACCGCGGCGGCGGCAGCGCGCTGCGCGCACCCGGTCTGCAGGTCCTGGTGGCCACCTTCGTGGCGACCGGAGCGATCTTCGGGGCCGTCGACGTGGTCACCGTGGCCTTCGCCGAGGAGCAGGGGCACAAGGGCGCGGCCAGCCTCGTGCTGGCGATCTACGCCGCGGGCTCCTGCGTAGCAGGAGCCGTGTTCGGGCTGCTGCGGTTCCACGGGTCGCCCGAACGTCGCTGGCTGCTGGGCGTGTTCATGATGGCCGTGAGTATGATCCCCCTCCTACTGGTCGGAAACTTGCCGTTTCTGGCCGTGGCGCTGTTCGTTGCGGGTCTGTCCATCGCTCCCACGATGATCACGACGATGTCCCTCATCGAAGAGCACGTACCACGCGCGCAGCTCACCGAAGGCATGACCTGGGTGAGCACAGGGCTCGCGGTCGGGGTCGCACTCGGCTCCTCCGTGGCCGGCTGGGTGATCGACGCGGCCGGAGCGCGTGCCGGGTACGGGGTTCCGGCAGTGTCCGGAGCCGTCGCGGTCGCGGTCGGTTTCCTCGGGTATCGCCGGCTCAGCAGGCCGGCTCCGCGTCGGGGAGGCACCGTTGAGCACCACAGTGAGCGGCAGGAACGGCACGTGGCGTAA
- a CDS encoding D-arabinono-1,4-lactone oxidase, translating to MSTTVSGRNGTWRNWGGTVAARPARQVEPASVDELAAAVRKAAEDGLTVKAVGSGHSFTSVAATDGVLIRPQLLTGIRNIDREAGTVTVEAGTPLKRLNMALAREGLSLTNMGDIMEQTVSGATSTGTHGTGRDSASIAAQIKELELVTADGSLLTCSEKENPEIFAAARTGLGALGIITAITFAVEPIFLLTAREEPMSLDQVTSRFDELWAENEHFEFYWFPHTGNTNTKRNNRSAGPEQPVGQLAGWFEDEFLSNGVFQVAQWAGRAVPATVPAIAQISSKALSARTYTDIPYKVFTSPRRVRFVEMEYAVPREAVVETLRELKRTVDRSGLRISFPVEVRTAPADDITLSTASGRDTAYIAVHMFKGTPYQAYFTAAERIFTAHEGRPHWGKVHTRDAEYFAGVYPRFGEFTALRDRLDPERRFQNDYLRRVLGS from the coding sequence TTGAGCACCACAGTGAGCGGCAGGAACGGCACGTGGCGTAACTGGGGCGGCACGGTCGCCGCCCGGCCGGCGCGGCAGGTCGAACCCGCCTCCGTGGACGAACTGGCCGCGGCCGTACGGAAGGCGGCGGAGGACGGGCTGACGGTGAAGGCCGTCGGTTCCGGGCATTCGTTCACGTCCGTCGCCGCCACCGACGGTGTGTTGATCCGTCCTCAACTGTTGACCGGCATCCGCAATATTGACCGCGAAGCCGGGACGGTCACGGTGGAGGCCGGCACCCCGCTCAAGAGACTCAACATGGCTCTCGCCCGTGAGGGCCTGTCGCTCACGAACATGGGCGACATCATGGAGCAGACGGTCTCCGGGGCCACCAGCACCGGCACCCACGGCACCGGCCGCGACTCGGCCTCGATAGCCGCCCAGATCAAGGAGCTTGAGCTGGTTACGGCCGACGGCTCGCTGCTGACGTGCTCGGAGAAGGAGAATCCGGAGATCTTCGCGGCCGCGCGCACAGGTCTCGGCGCCCTCGGCATCATCACCGCGATCACCTTCGCCGTGGAGCCGATCTTCCTGCTCACGGCCCGTGAGGAGCCGATGAGTCTGGACCAGGTCACCAGCCGGTTCGACGAACTCTGGGCGGAGAACGAGCACTTCGAGTTCTACTGGTTCCCGCACACCGGCAACACCAACACCAAGCGCAACAACCGCAGCGCGGGCCCGGAACAGCCGGTGGGGCAGCTCGCGGGCTGGTTCGAGGACGAGTTCCTCTCCAACGGCGTCTTCCAGGTGGCCCAGTGGGCCGGCCGCGCGGTACCGGCCACCGTCCCGGCGATCGCCCAGATCTCCAGCAAGGCGCTGTCCGCGCGGACTTACACCGATATTCCCTACAAAGTCTTCACTTCGCCGCGCCGGGTGCGCTTCGTGGAGATGGAGTACGCCGTTCCGCGCGAGGCCGTCGTCGAGACGCTGCGCGAACTCAAGAGGACGGTCGACCGATCCGGCCTGAGGATCAGTTTCCCCGTCGAGGTGCGCACGGCCCCCGCGGACGACATCACGCTCTCCACGGCGTCCGGCCGCGACACCGCCTACATCGCCGTCCACATGTTCAAGGGGACGCCCTATCAGGCGTATTTCACCGCCGCCGAACGGATCTTCACCGCGCACGAGGGCCGGCCGCACTGGGGCAAGGTGCACACCCGGGACGCCGAGTACTTCGCCGGGGTCTACCCCCGGTTCGGTGAGTTCACGGCGTTGCGGGATCGGCTCGATCCCGAACGGCGGTTCCAGAACGACTACTTGCGGCGGGTGCTGGGGTCGTAG
- the sepH gene encoding septation protein SepH, giving the protein MPELRVVAVSNDGTRLVLKAADSTEYTLPIDERLRAAVRGDRPRLGQIEIEVESHLRPRDIQARIRAGATAEEVAQMAGIPVDRVRRFEGPVLAERAFMAERARKTPVRRPGENAAGPQLGETVQERLLLRGAEKDSVQWDSWRRDDGTWEVLLVYVVAGEPHSASWTYDPPRRLVQAVDEEARSLIGESEDLASAEPSFPFVPRIARLPRDRPMDRPDRPVLPSPSPEPEVESTGERDSLTSLLEAVPSFRGDMVVPERPAPDPVEEPPSAPEPAEEEPPAPAASAGAGSAYADVLMPRSVGSHRDRLIGSTDRQAEADGVRPGRRAAVPSWDEIVFGTRRKKQE; this is encoded by the coding sequence ATGCCCGAACTGCGTGTCGTGGCCGTCTCCAATGACGGCACACGGCTGGTGCTCAAGGCTGCCGACTCGACGGAGTACACCCTTCCGATTGATGAACGGCTGCGCGCCGCCGTGCGCGGCGACCGGCCGCGCCTCGGCCAGATCGAGATCGAGGTGGAGAGCCATCTCCGCCCGCGTGACATCCAGGCGCGTATACGTGCGGGTGCGACCGCGGAAGAGGTCGCACAGATGGCCGGAATTCCGGTCGACCGCGTACGCCGCTTCGAGGGTCCGGTGCTGGCCGAGCGCGCCTTCATGGCCGAGCGGGCCCGCAAGACACCCGTCCGCAGACCCGGCGAGAACGCCGCCGGACCTCAGCTCGGCGAGACCGTCCAGGAGCGGCTGCTGCTGCGCGGCGCCGAGAAGGACAGCGTCCAGTGGGACTCGTGGCGCCGTGACGACGGCACCTGGGAAGTCCTGCTGGTGTACGTCGTCGCGGGCGAACCGCACTCGGCGAGCTGGACGTACGACCCGCCCCGGCGGCTCGTACAGGCCGTCGACGAGGAGGCGCGCTCGCTGATCGGCGAGTCCGAGGACCTCGCCTCGGCGGAGCCCAGCTTCCCGTTCGTGCCGCGCATCGCCCGGCTGCCGCGCGATCGCCCGATGGACCGCCCGGACCGTCCGGTGCTGCCGTCGCCCTCCCCCGAACCCGAGGTGGAGAGCACCGGCGAACGCGACTCGCTGACCAGCCTCCTGGAGGCGGTGCCGAGCTTCCGCGGCGACATGGTCGTCCCGGAACGCCCGGCGCCGGATCCGGTGGAGGAACCTCCCTCCGCCCCCGAACCCGCCGAGGAGGAACCCCCCGCGCCCGCCGCCTCGGCCGGGGCCGGTTCCGCCTACGCCGACGTCCTCATGCCCCGGTCCGTCGGCAGTCACCGCGACCGCCTGATCGGCTCCACCGACCGCCAGGCCGAAGCCGACGGGGTCCGCCCCGGCCGCCGGGCAGCGGTGCCGAGCTGGGACGAGATCGTGTTCGGGACACGGCGGAAGAAGCAGGAGTAG
- a CDS encoding sulfurtransferase: MNAIISATELASELAGPTPPVLLDVRWQLSVAKAAGEPPFDGRAEYEAGHLPGAVYVDLDRELASAPGERGRHPLPGMAEFGTAMRRAGVSSAAPVVVYDGGQGWAAARAWWLLRWTGHPEVRVLDGGLPAWQGPLETTVPVPAEGDFQPVPGAVDMLDAEGAAALARSGVLLDARAGERYRGEVEPIDPVGGHIPGAVSAPTNENVAPDGRFLAADELRARFKTLGVSEDGPEVGVYCGSGVSAAHEVLALAVAGIPAALYVGSWSEWSADPSRPVAVGPDPQ; encoded by the coding sequence ATGAACGCCATCATCTCCGCAACCGAACTCGCGAGCGAGCTGGCGGGACCGACCCCGCCCGTCCTGCTCGATGTCCGCTGGCAGCTGAGCGTGGCCAAGGCGGCCGGTGAACCGCCCTTCGACGGGCGGGCCGAGTACGAGGCCGGGCATCTCCCCGGCGCGGTCTACGTCGATCTGGACCGTGAACTCGCGTCGGCACCGGGCGAGCGCGGCCGGCATCCGCTGCCCGGCATGGCCGAATTCGGTACGGCCATGCGCCGGGCCGGTGTCTCGTCAGCGGCCCCTGTGGTCGTGTACGACGGCGGCCAGGGCTGGGCCGCGGCACGCGCGTGGTGGCTGCTGCGCTGGACGGGGCATCCGGAGGTGCGGGTCCTCGACGGCGGGCTGCCCGCTTGGCAGGGCCCGCTGGAGACGACCGTGCCCGTGCCGGCCGAGGGCGACTTCCAGCCGGTGCCGGGGGCGGTGGACATGCTGGATGCCGAGGGGGCCGCGGCGTTGGCCCGGAGCGGCGTGCTGCTCGACGCGCGGGCGGGGGAGCGGTACCGGGGAGAAGTGGAGCCGATCGATCCGGTAGGCGGTCACATTCCGGGCGCCGTGTCCGCGCCAACGAACGAGAACGTGGCGCCGGACGGCCGCTTCCTCGCCGCGGACGAGCTTCGGGCCCGGTTCAAGACCCTGGGCGTGTCCGAGGACGGCCCGGAGGTCGGCGTGTACTGCGGTTCGGGAGTCTCCGCCGCCCACGAGGTGCTCGCCCTGGCGGTAGCGGGAATTCCGGCGGCGCTGTACGTCGGGTCCTGGTCGGAGTGGTCCGCGGATCCGTCCCGGCCGGTCGCCGTCGGGCCGGATCCTCAATAG
- a CDS encoding VOC family protein, translated as MTEARGSAGPNGETHAPGTPCWVSLMVHGLATTQEFYGALFGWEFRPGPQQLGPYVRALLDGSDVAGIGQLPPDRHLPIAWTPYLASDDVDLTAETVRLCGGTVGVGPLDAEDAGRLVIGSDPSGAVFGVWQAAAHRGTAIAGVPGTPAWHELLTFETASVAKFYETVFEYDEEPVISADFDYVTLLIDGRPVAGIHGVGNSLPRDRGPHWVTYFEVADADESLAQVADLGGHVLGPAHDTEHGRVATVADPEGARFCLVQSPA; from the coding sequence ATGACCGAGGCACGGGGGTCGGCCGGCCCGAACGGCGAAACGCACGCGCCCGGCACGCCCTGCTGGGTGAGTCTGATGGTGCACGGGCTGGCCACGACCCAGGAGTTCTACGGGGCTCTGTTCGGCTGGGAGTTCCGGCCCGGCCCCCAACAGCTCGGCCCCTATGTGCGGGCGCTGCTCGACGGCTCCGACGTGGCCGGCATCGGCCAGCTTCCGCCGGACCGGCACCTCCCCATCGCCTGGACGCCCTACCTGGCCTCGGACGACGTCGATCTGACCGCCGAGACGGTACGGCTGTGCGGCGGCACCGTCGGGGTGGGCCCGCTGGACGCGGAGGATGCCGGGCGGCTGGTGATCGGTTCGGATCCCTCGGGCGCGGTCTTCGGCGTGTGGCAGGCGGCGGCGCATCGCGGCACGGCCATCGCCGGGGTGCCCGGCACTCCGGCCTGGCACGAGTTGCTGACCTTCGAGACGGCGAGCGTCGCCAAGTTCTACGAGACCGTGTTCGAGTACGACGAGGAGCCGGTGATCTCCGCCGACTTCGACTACGTGACCCTGCTCATCGACGGCCGCCCGGTCGCCGGTATCCACGGCGTCGGCAACTCCCTCCCCCGCGACCGGGGTCCGCACTGGGTGACGTACTTCGAAGTCGCCGACGCCGACGAGAGCCTCGCCCAGGTCGCCGACCTCGGCGGGCATGTCCTGGGGCCGGCCCACGACACCGAACACGGCCGCGTGGCCACGGTCGCGGACCCCGAGGGCGCCAGGTTCTGCCTGGTCCAGAGCCCGGCCTGA
- the fabG gene encoding 3-oxoacyl-ACP reductase FabG → MTGGNRGIGLATALRFARAGDRVTVTYRGAEPPVSEGLLAVRCDVTDSQQVDQAFKEAEAAHGPVTVLVANAGVTHDRLLAQMTEEDFTSVVDTNLTGAFRVARRAIRGMLREGHGRIVLISSTAALHGAAGQSNYAAAKAGLVGFARSLTHELGPRDITCNVVAPGLTETDMSRALTEAQRRDLLSRTPAGRLARPEEVADAVAFLAGAGYVRGAVIPVDGGAGLGH, encoded by the coding sequence GTGACCGGGGGCAACAGGGGGATCGGACTGGCCACGGCACTCCGCTTCGCGAGGGCGGGGGACCGGGTCACGGTGACCTACCGGGGCGCTGAACCCCCGGTCTCCGAGGGACTCCTCGCCGTACGCTGCGATGTGACGGACAGTCAGCAGGTGGACCAGGCCTTCAAGGAGGCCGAGGCCGCCCACGGGCCCGTCACCGTCCTGGTCGCGAACGCGGGCGTCACCCACGACCGTCTGCTGGCGCAGATGACCGAGGAGGACTTCACCTCCGTCGTCGACACCAACCTCACAGGTGCCTTCCGGGTCGCCCGGCGCGCGATACGCGGGATGCTCCGCGAAGGCCACGGCCGTATCGTGCTGATCTCCTCCACGGCGGCGCTGCACGGAGCCGCCGGACAGTCCAACTACGCGGCGGCGAAGGCGGGGCTGGTCGGTTTCGCCCGGTCGCTGACCCATGAACTCGGCCCCAGGGACATCACCTGCAATGTGGTGGCGCCCGGTCTGACCGAGACGGACATGAGCCGAGCGCTCACCGAGGCGCAGCGCCGCGACCTGCTGAGCCGGACCCCGGCCGGACGCCTCGCCCGGCCCGAAGAGGTCGCCGACGCGGTGGCGTTCCTGGCCGGTGCCGGATATGTGCGCGGCGCCGTGATCCCGGTCGACGGAGGCGCCGGGCTCGGCCATTGA